The following coding sequences are from one Saccopteryx bilineata isolate mSacBil1 chromosome 3, mSacBil1_pri_phased_curated, whole genome shotgun sequence window:
- the LOC136330149 gene encoding zinc finger protein 432-like: protein MQWVWKGFLKKPHVITHHQMHTGEKAYGCSLCEKTFSGKSHLHQHQQTHARDKFYTCSECEKVFSLKHNLIIHQQIHSGGKPYVCNECGKGFPEKTKQSVHKQTCTQDKNYVCSVCGKYICGFQWKSRLLVHQRTHIEKKPYVHSECGKNCERKANWLYIKELIWERSPMHAVNVEKTSK, encoded by the coding sequence ATGCAGTGGGTGTGGAAAGGCTTCCTCAAGAAACCTCATGTTATTACTCATCATCAAATGCATACAGGAGAGAAAGCGTATGGATGTAGTCTATGTGAGAAGACCTTCTCTGGAAAATCTCATTTACATCAACATCAGCAAACTCATGCAAGAGATAAATTTTATACATGCAGTGAATGTGAAAAAGTCTTCTCACTTAAGCACAATCTCATCATCCATCAGCAAATTCATTCAGGAGGGAAACCATATGTATGCAATGAATGTGGAAAAGGCTTCCCAGAGAAGACCAAACAGAGTGTACATAAACAAACTTGTACACAAGACAAGAACTATGTGTGTAGTGTATGTGGAAAATATATATGTGGCTTCCAATGGAAGAGCAGGCTGCTTGTGCATCAACGCACTCATATAGAAAAGAAGCCGTATGTGCACAGTGAATGTGGAAAGAATTGTGAGAGAAAAGCAAACTGGttatacatcaaagaactcatatgggagagaagccctatgcatgcagtgaatgtggaaaagaCTTCCAAGTGA